One region of Mycolicibacterium rhodesiae NBB3 genomic DNA includes:
- a CDS encoding pirin family protein: protein MSRASSGRGSRIDVAPTVDIRRADDRAKTKIAWLDSKHSFSFGGHYEPENTHHGLLLVNNDDIVKPGTGFDTHPHRDMEIVTWVLRGSLVHQDSTGNSGVIYPGLAQRMSAGRGILHSEKNDSWTLTGEQSHTEPVHFVQMWVVPDESGLEPGYQQVEIDDELLRGGLVTIASGMSEHRDQAAITIRNKYAALHGARLQAGESIELPSAPYLHLFVPRGEVSLEAAGPLHEGDAVRFTASGGQRVTATEPAEILVWEMHAGLAAA, encoded by the coding sequence ATGAGTAGAGCGAGTAGCGGACGCGGATCGCGCATTGATGTGGCCCCGACAGTTGACATCCGCCGCGCTGACGACCGCGCGAAGACCAAGATCGCCTGGCTCGACTCCAAGCACTCGTTCTCGTTCGGCGGCCACTACGAACCCGAGAACACCCACCACGGTCTGCTGCTGGTCAACAACGACGACATCGTCAAGCCGGGTACCGGGTTTGACACCCACCCCCACCGCGATATGGAGATCGTCACGTGGGTGCTCCGGGGTTCACTCGTGCACCAGGACTCCACTGGAAACTCCGGCGTCATCTATCCCGGACTCGCTCAACGAATGTCGGCCGGACGCGGCATCCTGCATTCCGAGAAGAACGATTCATGGACCTTGACGGGCGAGCAATCCCACACTGAGCCAGTACATTTCGTGCAGATGTGGGTCGTGCCCGACGAGTCCGGACTCGAGCCTGGATATCAGCAGGTCGAGATCGACGACGAGCTGCTGCGTGGTGGGTTGGTGACGATCGCGTCCGGGATGTCCGAGCACCGCGATCAAGCCGCGATCACGATCCGCAACAAGTATGCGGCACTTCACGGCGCCCGCCTGCAGGCCGGCGAGAGCATCGAGCTGCCCTCGGCGCCGTACCTGCACCTGTTCGTCCCACGCGGCGAGGTCAGTCTGGAAGCCGCGGGACCTCTTCACGAGGGCGACGCCGTACGGTTCACGGCATCGGGCGGTCAGCGCGTCACCGCGACCGAACCCGCTGAGATACTTGTCTGGGAGATGCATGCGGGTTTGGCTGCGGCGTAA